One window of Halorussus sp. MSC15.2 genomic DNA carries:
- a CDS encoding flippase gives MDLKRFARSFKAMLSARALHMVASGVLMVVLARVLLTQTEYGLLGAALAVMGVVQLFTDLGIAKAAARYITEYRETNPSQVPHVLRAAVVYRLAAIGVVGGLFALLSGHVARVVGQPEIGPLLVLGAGYVAVHSLFTFSQVLFQGYNRITYSAAIRAVGSVGRLLLAVVFVLLVGGAVGALVGYIVGYGVGAAVGLGLLYRKCYRDADRDEPPEDGLTRRVARYSVPLTATRGANILDKRVDTILVGYFMNPVAVGYYYLSKQIVDFIHSPAASLGFTLSPAYGEHKAEGETDHAAQIYETTLKYILLLYIPAAAGMVIVAEPAIRLIFGEKWVGAVPVLQVFAAYVVLQAVSYVTGDALDFLGRARERAVAKGGGSVGNFLLNLVMIPAFGVVGAAAATVITHTAVLAVTLWVIHAELSLSVGELVRHLAAVVAVTAAMSAAVYGILVQIAGIPALVVSVLAGVAVWAGLSVAGGLLDLRRVRTILT, from the coding sequence ATGGACTTGAAACGCTTCGCGCGCTCGTTCAAGGCGATGCTGAGCGCCCGCGCTCTCCACATGGTCGCCAGCGGCGTGCTGATGGTCGTCCTCGCCAGAGTCCTGCTCACCCAGACGGAGTACGGGTTACTCGGGGCGGCGCTGGCGGTGATGGGCGTCGTCCAACTGTTCACCGACCTCGGCATCGCGAAGGCGGCCGCGCGCTACATCACGGAGTACCGAGAGACGAACCCGAGTCAGGTCCCTCACGTCCTCCGAGCGGCGGTGGTCTACCGCCTCGCGGCCATCGGCGTCGTGGGTGGCCTGTTCGCGCTCCTCAGCGGGCACGTCGCCCGGGTCGTCGGCCAACCAGAAATCGGTCCCCTGCTGGTCCTCGGCGCGGGGTACGTCGCGGTCCACTCGCTGTTCACCTTCTCGCAGGTGCTGTTCCAAGGCTACAACCGGATAACCTACAGCGCAGCGATTCGGGCGGTCGGGTCGGTCGGCCGTCTGCTCCTCGCGGTGGTGTTCGTCCTCCTCGTCGGCGGCGCGGTCGGCGCGCTGGTCGGCTACATCGTGGGCTACGGCGTCGGGGCGGCGGTCGGTCTCGGCCTGCTCTACCGGAAGTGCTACCGCGACGCCGACCGCGACGAACCGCCCGAGGACGGTCTGACTCGGCGGGTCGCCCGGTACAGCGTCCCGCTGACAGCGACCCGCGGAGCCAACATCCTCGACAAGCGCGTGGACACGATTCTGGTCGGCTACTTCATGAACCCGGTCGCGGTGGGCTACTACTACCTCTCGAAGCAGATAGTGGACTTCATCCACTCGCCCGCGGCCTCGCTCGGGTTCACGCTCTCGCCCGCCTACGGCGAACACAAGGCCGAAGGCGAGACCGACCACGCCGCACAGATATACGAGACGACGCTGAAGTACATCCTCCTGCTCTACATCCCGGCCGCCGCCGGGATGGTCATCGTGGCCGAACCCGCGATTCGACTAATCTTCGGCGAGAAGTGGGTCGGTGCCGTGCCCGTCCTCCAAGTGTTCGCCGCCTACGTCGTCCTTCAGGCGGTCTCGTACGTCACCGGGGACGCCCTCGACTTCCTCGGCCGGGCGCGCGAACGCGCCGTCGCCAAAGGCGGCGGGTCGGTCGGCAACTTCCTGTTGAACCTCGTGATGATTCCCGCGTTCGGCGTAGTCGGCGCGGCCGCGGCCACCGTCATCACCCACACCGCGGTGTTGGCGGTGACCCTCTGGGTCATCCACGCCGAACTGTCGCTGTCTGTCGGCGAACTCGTCCGTCACCTCGCGGCGGTGGTCGCGGTCACGGCGGCGATGTCGGCCGCCGTGTACGGGATTCTCGTCCAGATTGCGGGCATCCCCGCGCTCGTCGTCTCGGTTCTGGCGGGCGTGGCGGTCTGGGCCGGACTGTCGGTCGCGGGCGGCCTCCTCGACCTCCGGCGCGTCAGAACCATCCTCACCTGA
- a CDS encoding NAD-dependent epimerase/dehydratase family protein, with translation MNDADTDASDDSAVGANWTPDVSNRTVLITGGAGFVGSHLAEALVGDNEVRVLDDFSGGAREHVPEGAHLVEGDVCDPETVAEAMDGTDLVFHEAALVSVEESVADPPESNRVNAAATVDLLERAREEDARVVLASSAAIYGHPESVPVSEGDSKDPTSPYGIDKLSLDHYARRYHDLYGLETVALRYFNVYGPRQNPEYSAVVNVFFRQAADGGPLTIEGDGQQTRDFVHVSDVVQANLLAATTDRVGEAFNVGTGRSVTVEELAETVVEVTDSDAEITHVEPRPGDIRHSEADVSKARTELGYAPSVSLEAGLRDLAELKELR, from the coding sequence ATGAACGACGCCGACACCGACGCGTCCGACGACTCCGCGGTCGGAGCGAACTGGACGCCCGACGTGTCGAACCGGACCGTACTGATAACCGGAGGCGCTGGCTTCGTCGGGAGCCACCTCGCCGAGGCGCTGGTCGGGGACAACGAGGTGCGCGTGCTCGACGACTTCTCTGGCGGCGCGCGCGAACACGTCCCCGAGGGCGCACACCTCGTGGAAGGTGACGTCTGCGACCCCGAGACGGTCGCGGAGGCGATGGACGGGACTGACCTCGTGTTTCACGAGGCCGCGCTGGTGTCGGTCGAGGAGTCCGTGGCGGACCCGCCGGAGAGCAACCGGGTCAACGCCGCGGCGACCGTGGACCTGCTCGAACGCGCCCGCGAGGAGGACGCCCGCGTCGTCCTCGCGTCGTCGGCCGCCATCTACGGCCACCCGGAGTCGGTGCCGGTCTCCGAGGGCGACTCGAAGGACCCCACCTCGCCGTACGGCATCGACAAACTCTCGCTCGACCACTACGCCCGGCGGTACCACGACCTGTACGGACTGGAGACCGTGGCGCTACGCTACTTCAACGTCTACGGGCCGCGCCAGAACCCCGAGTACAGCGCGGTCGTGAACGTCTTCTTCCGGCAAGCGGCCGACGGCGGCCCGCTGACTATCGAGGGCGACGGCCAGCAAACTCGCGATTTCGTCCACGTCTCGGACGTGGTACAGGCCAACCTGTTGGCGGCGACGACCGACCGCGTAGGTGAAGCGTTCAACGTCGGGACGGGACGCAGCGTTACAGTCGAGGAACTCGCAGAGACGGTGGTCGAGGTGACAGACTCCGACGCCGAAATTACTCACGTCGAACCGCGACCGGGCGACATTCGACACAGCGAGGCCGACGTCTCGAAGGCGCGGACGGAACTCGGGTACGCGCCGTCGGTTTCGCTGGAGGCAGGTCTCCGTGACTTGGCCGAACTGAAGGAACTCCGGTAA